The following are from one region of the Stanieria sp. NIES-3757 genome:
- a CDS encoding Dihydrodipicolinate reductase: MTNQSLIPVVVNGAAGKMGREVIKAVAQAEDLMLVGAVDNNPAYLGQDVGEVVGCGALEVPILNDLQSVLVLATQEKIQGVMVDFTHPDCVYDNTRSAIAYGVRPVVGTTGLTKAQIKDLAEFADKASTGALVIPNFSIGMVLLQQAALQAAQYFDHVEIIELHHNQKADAPSGTAIKTAQMLAELGKTFNPQVVAETEHIPGARGSKLEENIRIHSVRLPGLIAHQEVIFGAPGQIYTLRHDTSDRSCYMAGVLLSIRKVTQLTSLVYGLEKIL, from the coding sequence ATGACAAATCAATCTCTTATTCCAGTGGTAGTAAATGGTGCTGCGGGTAAAATGGGTCGAGAAGTAATAAAAGCAGTTGCCCAAGCAGAAGATTTGATGTTAGTGGGAGCGGTAGATAACAATCCTGCTTATTTGGGTCAAGATGTAGGAGAAGTGGTTGGTTGCGGTGCGCTAGAAGTTCCAATCCTCAATGATTTACAGAGTGTGTTAGTCTTAGCTACTCAAGAAAAAATTCAAGGAGTAATGGTAGACTTTACTCATCCTGATTGTGTTTATGATAATACTCGTAGTGCGATCGCGTATGGGGTGCGTCCTGTCGTGGGTACGACTGGTTTAACCAAAGCACAGATTAAGGATTTGGCTGAATTTGCCGATAAAGCTAGTACGGGAGCTTTAGTTATTCCTAATTTTTCCATTGGCATGGTTTTACTTCAGCAAGCTGCACTTCAAGCTGCTCAATATTTCGATCATGTCGAGATTATCGAATTACATCACAATCAAAAGGCTGATGCTCCTAGTGGTACGGCAATTAAAACTGCTCAGATGTTAGCCGAATTGGGTAAAACCTTTAATCCTCAAGTAGTAGCAGAAACAGAACACATCCCAGGAGCCAGAGGCAGTAAATTAGAAGAAAACATTCGCATCCATAGCGTTCGTTTACCTGGGTTAATCGCTCACCAAGAAGTAATTTTTGGCGCACCAGGACAAATTTATACTCTCCGTCACGACACAAGCGATCGCTCTTGTTATATGGCTGGGGTGTTATTATCGATTCGGAAGGTAACTCAATTAACTTCTTTGGTTTATGGTTTAGAAAAAATCCTTTAG
- a CDS encoding Band 7 protein yields the protein MEIITLLLAIFGLGTGAGWFVIRNLYYICQPSEILIFAGTKTHNNEGKEVGYRLVKGGSSIRIPMLEEAFRMDLTNMIIELKVANAYSKGGIPLKVEGVANIKIAGEEPTIHNAIERLLGKSRKEIEQLAKETLEGNLRGVLASLTPEQVNEDKIAFAKSLLDEAEDDLEKLGLILDNLQIQNISDDVSYLNSIGRKQQAELLRDARIAEATAKAESTIKSSENKKITSLRQIGRDLEIAKAEAEQRIRDAITKREALVAEAEALVVAQIAKAEAELAVQTETIKQVQQQLQADVVAPAEAQCKQAIAKAKGDAASIIEDGKAQAEGTKRLAESWQAAGDNAREIFLFQKLETLVKMMAAGVPEVEVESVTVVNGKDDNSAIKLAAFMEQLRQTTGIDAAQIAHNLSNNNSIKKIEAKEVKE from the coding sequence ATGGAAATTATTACTCTTTTACTTGCAATTTTTGGTTTAGGTACTGGTGCCGGCTGGTTTGTGATCCGCAACCTTTATTACATCTGTCAGCCCAGTGAAATTTTAATTTTTGCAGGCACAAAAACTCATAATAATGAAGGCAAAGAAGTAGGATATCGTTTGGTTAAAGGAGGTAGTAGTATTAGAATCCCAATGCTGGAAGAAGCTTTCCGCATGGATTTAACTAATATGATTATTGAACTTAAAGTAGCTAATGCTTATTCTAAAGGCGGAATTCCTCTCAAAGTGGAAGGAGTTGCCAATATCAAAATTGCGGGTGAAGAACCCACTATTCATAATGCTATCGAACGTTTACTCGGCAAAAGTCGCAAAGAAATCGAACAATTAGCCAAAGAAACCCTAGAAGGTAATTTGCGCGGTGTTTTAGCCAGTCTTACTCCCGAACAAGTCAACGAAGATAAAATTGCTTTTGCCAAAAGTCTTCTTGATGAAGCCGAAGATGATTTAGAAAAATTAGGGCTGATATTAGATAACCTGCAAATTCAAAACATTTCCGATGATGTTAGTTACCTCAACTCTATCGGGCGTAAACAACAAGCAGAATTATTACGAGATGCCCGTATTGCCGAAGCTACTGCCAAAGCCGAATCTACCATCAAATCATCAGAAAATAAAAAAATTACTTCTCTCAGACAAATTGGTAGAGATTTAGAAATTGCCAAAGCCGAAGCCGAACAAAGAATTAGAGATGCTATTACGAAAAGAGAAGCTTTAGTTGCCGAAGCGGAAGCCCTAGTAGTCGCCCAAATTGCCAAAGCCGAAGCCGAACTTGCCGTACAAACCGAAACAATCAAACAAGTACAACAACAGTTACAAGCTGATGTAGTCGCCCCTGCTGAAGCCCAATGCAAACAGGCGATCGCAAAAGCTAAAGGAGATGCAGCCAGTATTATTGAAGATGGGAAAGCCCAAGCCGAAGGTACAAAACGCCTTGCCGAGTCTTGGCAAGCAGCAGGAGACAATGCTAGAGAAATCTTCCTCTTCCAAAAACTCGAAACCCTAGTGAAGATGATGGCTGCTGGTGTACCCGAAGTAGAGGTTGAAAGCGTTACTGTAGTTAATGGCAAAGATGATAATAGCGCGATTAAGTTAGCTGCTTTTATGGAACAATTGCGTCAAACAACGGGTATAGATGCAGCACAGATTGCCCACAATTTATCAAACAACAACTCAATTAAGAAGATCGAAGCAAAAGAGGTTAAAGAATAA
- a CDS encoding hypothetical protein (protein of unknown function DUF29), giving the protein MTYDIDKEYDLWLQEQANHLRDRAFDRLDIDNLIEELEALVRGEKSAVESLAYQILLHLLLINYWHEESQWNRNQRCDPSEVSSDWERAPRDWASEITGFRLQLNNKLTTNLKNHLFNRLDDLYQKARKAAINKTKSSIKSDRFPSERIYNLENLIDDNFFGNNFD; this is encoded by the coding sequence ATGACTTACGACATAGATAAAGAATACGATTTGTGGTTACAAGAACAAGCCAACCATCTACGCGATCGCGCCTTTGATCGATTAGACATTGACAATTTAATTGAGGAATTAGAAGCCTTGGTAAGAGGAGAAAAAAGTGCGGTAGAAAGTTTAGCTTATCAAATATTGCTGCATTTATTACTGATTAATTATTGGCACGAAGAATCACAATGGAATCGTAATCAGCGGTGCGACCCCTCGGAGGTTTCCTCCGATTGGGAACGCGCACCAAGAGACTGGGCATCAGAAATTACAGGTTTTAGACTACAACTGAACAACAAATTAACCACAAATTTAAAAAATCATCTTTTCAATCGTCTCGACGATCTCTATCAAAAAGCCCGTAAGGCAGCTATTAATAAAACTAAAAGTAGCATCAAAAGCGATCGCTTTCCGTCAGAACGTATTTACAATCTTGAAAATCTAATCGATGACAATTTTTTCGGCAACAATTTTGATTAG
- a CDS encoding band 7 protein, translated as MKLQNNFQTTTRQDVIVSQVPQVQVQKSGANSLIYTSLPLALGIFGTIILIWFLNSFLCICKPNEVVVLSGRKRKTSEGQEIGYRVLTGGRGIRIPILETIKRIDVTTMPVPVKVTNAYAKGGTPLNIQAIANVKISSNPKVVGNAIERFLDQNRSEIVRVARETLEGNLRGVVATLTPEQLNENRLQFSERIASDVSRDLVKLGLQLDTLKIQNISDDVDYLNSLGRRQIALVIKEAEIAESNALSEAEQIEAQCEEQASVAKTQNRIVVQDKENELRKIKAELDQKARSEEERTIAAAQEATAKAQQKLQAVRAQLERLRLEAEQVLPAEAQKQAKELIARGNAAELKENAEAYALVNEMLSQVWQSTGKDAKELFLIQQLETVLQAAVQIPGKLNLEKVKVIDNGDGKAIASLVKVYPEIVIEFLNSVNKTLGIDVIGTLNPPK; from the coding sequence ATGAAATTACAAAATAATTTTCAAACCACAACCAGACAAGATGTAATTGTTTCTCAAGTACCTCAAGTTCAAGTCCAAAAAAGTGGTGCAAATAGCCTAATCTATACTAGTTTGCCTTTAGCTTTGGGTATTTTTGGCACGATTATTTTAATTTGGTTTCTCAATTCTTTCTTATGTATTTGCAAACCCAATGAAGTGGTAGTACTTTCGGGCAGAAAAAGAAAAACCAGTGAGGGACAAGAAATTGGTTATCGGGTGTTAACTGGTGGTAGAGGTATTCGCATCCCGATTTTAGAAACGATCAAACGCATCGATGTCACGACGATGCCTGTACCCGTTAAGGTTACTAATGCTTATGCCAAAGGAGGAACACCCCTCAATATTCAAGCGATCGCGAATGTTAAAATTTCTAGTAACCCCAAAGTAGTGGGTAATGCCATTGAAAGATTTTTGGATCAAAATAGATCGGAAATTGTTAGAGTAGCCAGGGAAACTTTAGAAGGTAATCTGAGAGGAGTAGTAGCAACCCTTACTCCCGAACAACTCAATGAAAACCGTTTACAATTTTCCGAACGGATCGCCTCGGATGTGAGTCGAGATTTAGTTAAACTGGGTTTGCAACTAGATACTTTAAAAATCCAAAACATTTCCGATGATGTCGATTATCTCAACTCTCTCGGTCGCCGACAAATTGCTTTAGTGATCAAAGAAGCAGAAATTGCCGAATCGAATGCCCTTAGTGAAGCCGAACAAATCGAAGCCCAATGTGAAGAACAGGCATCCGTAGCAAAAACCCAAAATCGAATTGTAGTTCAAGATAAAGAAAACGAACTGCGGAAAATTAAAGCAGAATTAGACCAAAAAGCCCGTTCCGAAGAAGAACGAACTATTGCAGCAGCCCAAGAAGCTACTGCTAAAGCGCAGCAAAAATTACAAGCAGTCAGGGCGCAATTAGAACGTCTCCGCTTGGAAGCTGAACAAGTCTTACCTGCTGAGGCACAAAAACAAGCCAAAGAATTAATCGCCAGAGGTAATGCAGCCGAATTAAAAGAAAATGCCGAAGCTTACGCTTTAGTCAATGAAATGCTATCGCAAGTATGGCAATCAACTGGTAAAGATGCCAAAGAATTATTCTTAATTCAACAACTCGAAACCGTTCTGCAAGCAGCCGTACAAATACCAGGCAAACTCAACTTAGAAAAAGTCAAAGTAATTGATAACGGAGACGGAAAAGCGATCGCTAGTTTAGTTAAAGTTTATCCTGAAATCGTGATTGAATTTCTCAACAGTGTCAATAAAACCCTTGGTATTGATGTCATCGGGACACTTAATCCGCCAAAGTAG
- a CDS encoding ammonium transporter, whose product MTLKKHVFILIVSLFFLLALPMDAAFAQDTVNESPIDLGDTAWMLISTALVLLMTPGLAFFYGGLVRSRNVLNTMMMSLVAMGLIGVTWCLWGYSLAFDVNGIDANHPFGQGIEAFIGGLDWVFLNGVTAAEPDPVGYAPTVPHQLFMAYQMTFAIITPALISGAIVERINFKAYFWFLLLWSTFIYSPLAHWVWGKGWIGATGALDFAGGTVVHISSGVSAVVAAWMIGSRRGYMTQPYAPHNVPFVLLGIGLLWFGWFGFNGGSALASGSLATTAFVNTLIASAAGGLTWLIVEWVYRGKPTAVGIASGFLAGLVGITPAAGFVLPIGAILMGSITAVCCFFAVSLRAKLKFDDSLDTFPVHGVGGTVGALLTGVFATKGVNELGNNGLLFGNPGLLWTQFVGVAVTYIFAAVGTFVILKFLSLFMKLRVDQETEQQGLDVPQHGEEAYGQDFEFTSDLSFNPMSTDSKPH is encoded by the coding sequence ATGACTCTGAAAAAACACGTTTTTATTTTAATTGTTAGCTTGTTTTTTCTACTTGCTTTACCAATGGATGCTGCATTTGCTCAAGACACTGTTAACGAAAGTCCTATTGATTTGGGAGACACAGCTTGGATGCTAATCTCTACTGCTCTAGTTCTTTTGATGACTCCAGGGTTGGCATTTTTTTATGGGGGGTTAGTACGTTCTCGTAATGTCCTCAACACCATGATGATGAGTTTAGTCGCTATGGGACTGATTGGAGTAACTTGGTGTCTATGGGGTTATAGCCTAGCTTTTGATGTTAATGGTATTGATGCTAATCATCCTTTTGGGCAAGGAATCGAAGCTTTTATTGGTGGATTAGATTGGGTTTTTCTCAATGGTGTAACGGCAGCCGAACCCGATCCCGTTGGTTATGCGCCTACTGTTCCTCATCAATTGTTTATGGCATATCAGATGACTTTTGCCATTATTACTCCTGCTTTGATCTCTGGTGCTATTGTTGAGCGAATTAATTTTAAAGCCTACTTTTGGTTTTTATTATTGTGGTCTACTTTTATTTATTCTCCTCTCGCTCACTGGGTATGGGGTAAAGGTTGGATTGGTGCAACGGGAGCTTTGGATTTTGCTGGAGGAACAGTAGTACATATTAGCTCTGGTGTATCTGCGGTAGTTGCTGCTTGGATGATTGGTTCGCGTCGAGGTTATATGACACAGCCTTACGCACCTCATAATGTTCCTTTTGTGTTATTAGGTATTGGTTTACTGTGGTTTGGTTGGTTTGGTTTTAATGGTGGAAGTGCTTTGGCTTCAGGCTCTTTAGCCACAACTGCTTTTGTCAACACCTTAATTGCTTCTGCTGCTGGTGGATTAACTTGGCTGATTGTGGAATGGGTTTATCGAGGAAAACCAACGGCGGTAGGTATAGCTAGTGGATTTTTAGCTGGTTTGGTAGGAATTACACCTGCTGCTGGCTTTGTACTTCCTATTGGTGCAATTTTAATGGGTTCAATTACGGCGGTTTGTTGTTTCTTTGCGGTAAGTTTGAGAGCAAAATTAAAGTTTGATGATTCCCTTGATACTTTTCCTGTTCATGGTGTGGGTGGCACAGTAGGTGCATTACTAACTGGTGTATTTGCTACTAAGGGAGTCAATGAACTAGGTAATAATGGCTTGCTGTTTGGCAATCCTGGATTGTTGTGGACTCAATTTGTTGGTGTTGCTGTCACTTATATTTTTGCTGCGGTTGGCACTTTTGTTATTTTGAAATTTTTGAGTTTATTTATGAAATTGAGGGTGGATCAAGAAACCGAACAACAAGGTTTGGATGTACCTCAACATGGTGAAGAAGCTTACGGACAAGATTTTGAATTTACCTCCGATTTATCTTTTAATCCAATGTCAACTGATTCCAAGCCTCATTGA
- a CDS encoding signal peptidase I, giving the protein MKSPEKKLVETKSNQSPEKIVNQTNLWQRMKENAVTVGIALVLAFLIRAFIAEPRYIPSDSMVPTLLTGDRLVVEKVSYYSHSPLQGDIVVFTPPPQLQMQGYQANQAFIKRVIATAGQTVAVNNGIVYVDNQPLKETYIAEPPKYNLAPVLVPDGYLFVMGDNRNNSNDSHIWGFLPQENVIGHAVMRFFPFSRIGLIQ; this is encoded by the coding sequence ATGAAATCTCCCGAAAAAAAACTAGTCGAAACCAAATCCAACCAATCCCCTGAAAAGATAGTTAATCAGACAAATTTATGGCAAAGAATGAAAGAAAATGCTGTTACTGTTGGTATCGCTTTGGTTTTAGCTTTTTTAATCCGTGCATTTATTGCTGAACCCCGCTACATTCCTTCCGATTCGATGGTGCCTACCCTACTTACAGGCGATCGCTTGGTAGTAGAAAAAGTTTCTTATTATTCCCATTCCCCATTACAAGGAGATATTGTTGTTTTTACGCCACCGCCACAATTACAAATGCAAGGATATCAAGCTAATCAAGCTTTTATTAAAAGAGTAATTGCTACAGCAGGTCAAACTGTAGCAGTTAATAATGGGATTGTTTATGTGGATAATCAACCTTTAAAAGAAACTTATATTGCCGAACCACCGAAATATAACCTTGCACCAGTTTTAGTTCCCGATGGTTATTTATTTGTGATGGGAGATAATCGCAATAATAGTAATGACTCTCATATTTGGGGTTTTTTACCTCAAGAAAATGTAATTGGTCATGCAGTGATGCGGTTTTTTCCTTTTAGTCGGATTGGTTTAATTCAGTAA
- the cbiC2 gene encoding precorrin-8X methylmutase: MNLHITDAQSLALIDQEISDHQLSPAEYEIVRQIIYSTADFDYLHLLRCSENALFHGAAAIAARTPIIVDVPMIQVSLVPLLQQTFCNSVYCCATAVTRPPTKQTKAAWGLENLAKQHPNAIYVIGQDQTALTTLVQLIDSKTIQPALAIATPPLFFNQEQKQWLENCAIPCIYLDSRKGGALIAASIIKSLVALAWQAY, from the coding sequence ATGAATTTGCATATTACAGATGCTCAAAGTCTAGCACTCATCGACCAAGAAATCTCCGATCATCAACTATCTCCTGCGGAATATGAAATTGTTCGTCAAATAATTTACAGTACTGCTGATTTTGATTATCTTCATTTGCTTCGTTGTTCTGAGAATGCTTTGTTTCACGGTGCAGCAGCTATAGCTGCTAGAACTCCTATTATTGTCGATGTACCGATGATTCAAGTTAGTCTTGTACCTTTACTACAACAAACTTTTTGTAATTCGGTTTATTGTTGTGCAACTGCCGTGACGCGACCCCCCACCAAACAAACTAAAGCAGCTTGGGGATTAGAAAACTTAGCGAAACAGCATCCCAATGCTATCTATGTCATTGGTCAAGACCAAACTGCCTTAACTACTTTAGTACAATTAATTGATAGTAAAACGATTCAACCAGCTTTGGCGATCGCAACTCCCCCTTTATTTTTCAACCAAGAACAGAAGCAATGGCTGGAAAATTGTGCAATTCCTTGTATTTATCTAGATAGTCGCAAAGGAGGAGCATTAATCGCAGCTAGCATTATTAAGAGTTTAGTAGCTCTTGCTTGGCAAGCTTATTAA
- a CDS encoding family 2 glycosyl transferase translates to MPKVSIVIPTYNRADYLQYAVNSVLQQTYSDFEIIICDDGSTDNTPQLVSEWQDPRLRYIRHPHNIGRSRNMRSGFDVAVGDYFIKFDDDDAIASEFLAKTVAILDAHPEVDFVCSDHWIINAQGERDQVATQANSEKWGKSRLQAGLIPDLLRETFLHQSLQVGSTLFRRACLQEVDYMRPQADGCEDFDLLVRLAIAGKQGYFLPELLMEYRFHGAQTSLKQDIHFLSAKAFCIESYHFDDPELAQIRLQKLAVIQQGLGLRLIEKGEVIKGRQLLQQSQQVLGSSLRTKIGFAMSYLPLGWRQFALQLFRYLRRKDYSEKVRQAAG, encoded by the coding sequence ATGCCAAAAGTTAGTATTGTAATTCCCACCTATAATCGTGCTGATTATCTTCAGTATGCTGTTAATAGCGTTTTGCAACAAACTTATAGCGATTTTGAAATAATTATTTGCGATGATGGTTCTACAGATAATACTCCTCAATTAGTAAGCGAGTGGCAAGATCCTCGTCTACGCTATATTCGACATCCACACAATATCGGACGTAGTCGTAATATGCGTTCTGGTTTTGATGTAGCAGTAGGAGATTATTTTATTAAGTTTGATGACGATGATGCGATCGCGTCTGAGTTTTTAGCTAAAACTGTAGCTATCTTGGATGCTCATCCAGAAGTAGATTTTGTTTGTAGCGATCATTGGATTATTAATGCTCAAGGTGAAAGGGATCAAGTTGCTACTCAAGCTAATTCGGAAAAATGGGGCAAATCTCGTCTTCAAGCAGGATTAATACCTGATTTACTGAGAGAAACTTTTTTGCATCAAAGTTTACAAGTTGGTTCTACCTTATTTCGTCGTGCTTGTTTGCAAGAAGTAGATTATATGCGTCCCCAAGCTGATGGTTGCGAAGATTTCGATCTCTTAGTTAGACTCGCGATCGCAGGAAAACAAGGTTATTTTTTACCAGAGTTATTAATGGAATATCGTTTTCATGGCGCACAAACTAGTTTAAAACAAGATATTCATTTTCTTTCTGCTAAAGCGTTTTGTATTGAGAGTTATCATTTTGACGATCCAGAATTAGCCCAAATTAGATTACAGAAGTTGGCTGTTATTCAGCAAGGATTAGGATTAAGATTAATTGAAAAGGGAGAAGTAATTAAAGGAAGACAATTACTACAACAGTCACAACAAGTATTAGGAAGTTCGCTGCGTACTAAAATTGGATTCGCGATGTCTTATTTACCTTTAGGTTGGCGACAGTTTGCTTTACAATTATTTAGGTATCTTCGTCGTAAAGATTATTCAGAAAAAGTAAGACAAGCTGCTGGATAA
- a CDS encoding hypothetical protein (hypothetical protein LYNGBM3L_34210): MPIHRRYILLSLMGVGLTFWLTSCGTQTIDQYQATAKTTLTWRVNYTPDPMEDKRGRWEEFASNSLNNINGERPAEAFGQADDKGLWWPRIPPKPSLDQIEERQKRAYEKPGRAELLRTVKYYITYQQDGQQFTLPTNYAVYRQVVKAYPQQIPLRLTMGINNGSVEKAEPINN, from the coding sequence ATGCCTATACATCGTCGTTATATTTTGTTGAGTTTAATGGGTGTTGGTTTGACATTTTGGTTGACAAGTTGTGGTACACAAACTATCGATCAATATCAAGCAACTGCTAAAACAACTTTGACGTGGCGAGTTAATTATACTCCTGACCCGATGGAAGATAAACGGGGTAGATGGGAAGAATTTGCTTCTAATTCTTTGAATAATATTAATGGTGAAAGACCCGCAGAAGCTTTTGGACAAGCTGATGACAAAGGTTTATGGTGGCCGAGAATTCCGCCTAAACCTAGCTTAGATCAAATTGAAGAACGACAAAAACGAGCTTACGAAAAGCCAGGAAGAGCAGAACTTCTACGCACTGTTAAATATTATATTACCTATCAGCAAGACGGACAGCAGTTTACTCTCCCAACTAATTATGCAGTTTATCGACAAGTAGTTAAGGCTTATCCTCAACAAATTCCTTTACGATTAACAATGGGAATTAATAACGGTTCGGTAGAAAAAGCTGAACCAATTAACAATTAA
- a CDS encoding glycosyl transferase group 1 — protein sequence MLSSTFPYPPTKGRKQLRTFHLLKQLSKTNSVTLVSQPSEEVSEEEIEYLEEQVEQLITFSPPTASDNLGIIDKAKRLGTFIQQGIPPQILDKYSPIIQEWLDSTVADGQFDVICCQDSNDEIYIRPQWREQKGIVLDLHLSENGKHKQQLDTKSLDKEIKDQFNLGWLRRYEQNYLEKFSAIVTLTSIDRRLLRELNPESQIFVIPNGVNLTQFPRRITNQGGQRLVFVGKMDNPANIDAACFLATEIFPAIRQRYPEATLELVGANPTEEVLALDSLPGVKVTGEVTCVVEYLHWATVCVVPIRKGISLTNRTLEAMAAGVPVVGSDRALAGLEVDGSNVPLRAMRANTVEEYVYAIGRLFSEPKLREKLSENGRFLVESEYTWEKVGQKYEQVLLEACQQST from the coding sequence ATGCTTTCTTCAACCTTTCCTTATCCACCCACTAAGGGAAGGAAGCAGTTAAGAACATTTCATCTGTTAAAACAGCTTAGTAAAACCAACTCAGTTACTCTTGTAAGTCAACCATCAGAAGAGGTTTCTGAAGAAGAAATTGAATATTTAGAAGAACAAGTAGAACAGTTAATAACGTTTTCTCCTCCAACCGCTTCAGACAATTTAGGCATTATTGACAAAGCTAAACGATTAGGAACATTCATTCAACAAGGAATTCCACCTCAAATTCTTGATAAATATTCTCCTATCATTCAAGAATGGCTTGATAGCACAGTTGCAGATGGTCAATTTGATGTAATTTGTTGTCAAGATAGCAATGATGAAATTTATATTCGTCCTCAATGGCGAGAACAAAAAGGAATTGTTTTAGATCTCCATCTTTCCGAAAATGGTAAACATAAACAACAGCTAGATACCAAATCTTTGGACAAGGAAATCAAAGATCAGTTTAATTTAGGATGGCTAAGACGCTACGAACAGAATTATTTAGAAAAATTTAGTGCCATTGTTACCCTTACTTCTATAGATCGTCGTTTGCTTAGAGAATTAAATCCCGAAAGCCAAATTTTTGTTATTCCGAATGGAGTCAATTTGACCCAATTTCCTCGACGTATTACCAATCAAGGTGGACAAAGACTTGTTTTCGTTGGCAAGATGGATAATCCTGCTAATATTGATGCAGCCTGTTTTCTCGCGACCGAAATCTTTCCTGCTATTCGTCAACGCTATCCCGAAGCTACTTTAGAATTAGTTGGGGCAAACCCCACCGAAGAAGTCTTAGCATTAGACTCACTGCCAGGAGTGAAAGTTACAGGAGAAGTAACTTGTGTCGTGGAATATTTACATTGGGCAACAGTGTGCGTAGTTCCCATCCGTAAAGGAATTAGTTTAACCAATCGTACCTTAGAAGCAATGGCAGCAGGAGTACCTGTCGTAGGGAGCGATCGCGCTTTGGCTGGATTAGAAGTTGATGGTTCAAATGTACCGCTTAGGGCAATGCGAGCGAATACAGTGGAAGAGTATGTTTATGCCATAGGTAGACTTTTTTCTGAGCCAAAGTTGAGAGAAAAGCTATCAGAAAACGGGCGGTTTTTAGTAGAGAGCGAATACACTTGGGAAAAGGTAGGTCAAAAATACGAACAAGTATTACTTGAGGCTTGCCAGCAATCAACCTAA
- a CDS encoding glycosyl transferase family 2 codes for MSQIAAIICTHNRDRYLGAAIDSLLQQDYPDYEVIVVDNASSDRTAEVVQSRLPHPRLKYIYEPVLGLSVARNRGATETEAEILAYLDDDAEASPQWLREIVIAYQNNDKLAIAGGKVTLIWPEGITPPKWISEELAGGLGAYDLGNELIYLNNPNLTPRGLNYSLRRSFLEQIGGFDPNLGRVGKNLLSNEELFMTELAIAKGWQVAYLPNAIAAHNVSPERLKPSWFLSRSWWQGISECYREEIAGRTGLAQFHRGGERLIRGLYKTVKYFSNPALRFDNFAYAYGQIGYLKAVVQNMLHFSSWSEKR; via the coding sequence ATGTCACAAATAGCTGCCATTATTTGTACTCATAATCGAGACCGATATTTGGGGGCTGCTATTGATAGCTTGCTACAACAAGATTATCCAGATTATGAAGTAATTGTCGTTGATAATGCCAGTAGCGATCGCACTGCGGAAGTAGTTCAATCCCGTTTGCCTCATCCTCGTCTTAAATATATTTATGAACCAGTGTTAGGATTATCTGTTGCCCGTAATCGAGGTGCAACGGAAACTGAAGCGGAAATTTTGGCTTATCTCGATGATGATGCGGAAGCCTCTCCCCAGTGGTTGAGAGAAATCGTTATTGCCTATCAAAATAATGACAAACTAGCGATCGCAGGAGGCAAAGTCACTCTGATTTGGCCAGAAGGAATTACTCCACCGAAGTGGATTTCAGAGGAATTGGCAGGGGGTTTAGGTGCTTACGATTTGGGTAATGAATTAATTTATCTTAACAATCCCAATCTTACCCCTCGTGGCTTAAATTATTCTCTCCGTCGCAGCTTTTTAGAACAAATTGGCGGATTCGATCCGAACTTAGGCAGGGTAGGAAAAAACTTGCTGTCTAACGAAGAATTGTTTATGACAGAGTTAGCAATTGCCAAAGGATGGCAAGTCGCCTATCTTCCCAATGCGATCGCAGCTCATAATGTCTCCCCTGAAAGACTTAAACCTAGTTGGTTTCTCAGTCGCAGTTGGTGGCAGGGCATTAGTGAATGCTATCGGGAAGAAATAGCTGGTAGAACTGGACTAGCGCAGTTTCATCGAGGTGGAGAAAGATTGATTAGGGGATTGTATAAAACCGTCAAATATTTTAGTAATCCTGCCCTCCGTTTCGATAACTTTGCTTACGCTTACGGTCAAATCGGCTATTTAAAAGCAGTGGTGCAAAATATGTTGCATTTTTCTAGTTGGTCAGAAAAAAGGTAA
- a CDS encoding hypothetical protein (Domain of unknown function DUF1824) — protein MSQSLTSNLTLDQAVKLLKRYSCLPTQTVESEVQKEQLRTALLLVTKESEWENLGICAENTASAIAALRSYLEALGYKINFNLTEIPDLNESVYLKFNTQKMSYYLDRYPGEYRGVLVSCQGEQENIIGTYGYFPLNLFE, from the coding sequence ATGTCTCAATCGCTAACTTCTAATTTGACTCTCGATCAAGCTGTCAAACTCCTGAAAAGATACAGTTGCCTTCCCACTCAAACTGTTGAATCTGAAGTGCAAAAAGAACAATTGCGAACAGCTTTATTACTAGTTACCAAGGAATCGGAATGGGAAAATCTGGGTATCTGTGCTGAGAATACTGCAAGTGCGATCGCAGCTTTAAGAAGTTATTTAGAAGCTTTAGGTTACAAAATTAATTTTAATTTGACAGAAATTCCTGATTTAAATGAATCAGTCTATCTTAAATTTAATACTCAAAAAATGTCTTATTATTTAGATCGTTACCCAGGTGAATATCGTGGTGTTTTAGTTTCTTGCCAAGGCGAACAGGAAAATATTATTGGTACTTACGGTTATTTTCCTTTGAATTTGTTTGAATAA